The following are from one region of the Rhipicephalus microplus isolate Deutch F79 chromosome 1, USDA_Rmic, whole genome shotgun sequence genome:
- the LOC142796265 gene encoding uncharacterized protein LOC142796265 isoform X1, with the protein MPSGGPSYGSYCCVSWCFNNGRTHKEPGTSFFRIPRDGRMKAWMQYAGRNDLLSKPASLLYATYRVCSDHFTAQSFMDPGHTRLTRMAVPSVQPAAPCSLSVASSSDCDMAAEAALQGPAVEASNSGSHTLRCPDEQVAFSVAISFFLPKLTVDQTSAGGSSLVAGERISADFVLPEKTLTSHSAVTKGTCVTGRSQDCSDSTVRGTEQASQNPPEDVSANSSTPECPRENVRSCVPATMSPSMKYKQTIKHLQAKVAAQRKTIKRLRRQPHQAPSSTSKALEVIRPHVTEEVFKLLSAHVRLRPKRKGKRFSVWFKKFALHLNFRGPRAYGFMAPYFSLPSRRSLWRWLANVKMTPGIIPGILSSIATNTQAWIERDRVCALVFDEIALKKNLYYDAARDVVQGFTDDGTHRTSTIADRALVFLLVGVSRKWVQPVAFTIGHTSTPSSVMHNLLVSLILELRSINIAVKAVIWDQGSSNVSLANQLRVTVAKPFFEVNGERVYCIFDVPHLIKTTRNNVQAHKLYIGDDLVNWSHIVSLYQYSHELRLRLAPKLTERHVHQKPFSNIKVSRATQVLSASVSIAITAMVYAKVLPASVITTAKFCDRMDRIFDALNSSSKKELRKSCGMQS; encoded by the exons atgccgtccggcggtccaagctacggcagctactgctgtgtatcgtggtgcttcaacaatggcagaacccacaaggagcctgggacgagtttcttccgcataccacgggacggcag gatgaaagcatggatgcagtatgctggacgcaatgatctccttagtaagccggccagcctattgtacgcaacgtacagggtttgtagcgaccattttactgctcaaagtttcatggaccctgggcacacaaggcttacaagaatggctgttcccagtgtgcaaccagctgcaccat gttctctgagcgtcgcttcaagtagtgactgtgacatggctgcagaagctgcactgcaag gacctgcggtagaggcttcaaacagcggctcccacacattgaggtgccccgatgaacaggttgcgttcagtgtcgcgatttctttttttttaccgaaattgactgttgaccaaacctctgcaggtggcagctcccttgtagctggtgaaagaatttccgctgacttcgtcttgccggagaagaccttaaccagtcattcagctgtcacaaaaggaacttgtgtgaccg gccgctcgcaagattgttccgacagcactgtccgaggcactgaacaagcttcacaaaaccctccagaggacgtctccgccaacagctccacgcctgagtgccctagagaaaatg tgcgttcctgtgtgccagcgacaatgtctccatcaatgaagtacaagcaaaccattaaacatctgcaagccaaagtagcagcacagcggaaaactatcaaaagactgcggagacagccacaccaagcaccgtcatcgacttcaaaggcgcttgaagttatccgaccgcacgtcaccgaggaggtttttaaacttctttctgcacatgttcgcttgaggcccaaacgcaagggcaagcggttttccgtgtggttcaagaaatttgctcttcacttaaacttccgaggtccgcgagcatacggATTtatggctccatatttttctttgccctcccggcgttcattatggaggtggctagctaatgtaaagatgactccaggcataattccaggaatcctttcttccattgcaacaaatactcaagcttggattgaacgggaccgagtgtgcgctttagtttttgacgaaatagcactcaaaaagaatttgtactatgatgctgcaagagacgttgtccagggttttacagatgatggaactcatcgcacttcaaccatcgctgatcgagcactggtttttcttcttgttggcgtttcgagaaagtgggttcaaccggttgcttttactatagggcacacatcaacaccatcatctgttatgcataacttgctggtgtcactcattttggagcttaggagcattaatattgcagtgaaagcagtcatttgggaccagggcagttcaaatgtaagtctcgctaaccaactaagagtgactgtagcaaagcctttttttgaagttaatggtgagcgggtatattgcatttttgatgttccgcatttaattaaaacaacgcgcaataatgtccaagcacacaagttatacattggggatgacttggttaactggtcgcacattgtaagcctttaccaatactcacatgagttgcggttgcgattggctccaaagttgactgaacggcacgttcatcagaaacctttttctaatataaaggtcagcagagcaactcaggtactcagtgcatcagtttcgattgctatcacggcaatggtgtatgcgaaggtgctgcctgcctcggtcATCACTACAGCtaaattttgtgatcgtatggacaggattttcgatgccttgaacagctcgagtaaaaaagaacttcgcaaaagctgcggcatgcaatcataa
- the LOC142796265 gene encoding uncharacterized protein LOC142796265 isoform X2: MPSGGPSYGSYCCVSWCFNNGRTHKEPGTSFFRIPRDGRMKAWMQYAGRNDLLSKPASLLYATYRVCSDHFTAQSFMDPGHTRLTRMAVPSVQPAAPCSLSVASSSDCDMAAEAALQGPAVEASNSGSHTLRCPDEQVAFSVAISFFLPKLTVDQTSAGGSSLVAGERISADFVLPEKTLTSHSAVTKGTCVTGKLYVHFNTRVD, encoded by the exons atgccgtccggcggtccaagctacggcagctactgctgtgtatcgtggtgcttcaacaatggcagaacccacaaggagcctgggacgagtttcttccgcataccacgggacggcag gatgaaagcatggatgcagtatgctggacgcaatgatctccttagtaagccggccagcctattgtacgcaacgtacagggtttgtagcgaccattttactgctcaaagtttcatggaccctgggcacacaaggcttacaagaatggctgttcccagtgtgcaaccagctgcaccat gttctctgagcgtcgcttcaagtagtgactgtgacatggctgcagaagctgcactgcaag gacctgcggtagaggcttcaaacagcggctcccacacattgaggtgccccgatgaacaggttgcgttcagtgtcgcgatttctttttttttaccgaaattgactgttgaccaaacctctgcaggtggcagctcccttgtagctggtgaaagaatttccgctgacttcgtcttgccggagaagaccttaaccagtcattcagctgtcacaaaaggaacttgtgtgaccggtaagttgtatgttcacttcaacaccagagtggattga